One region of Alosa alosa isolate M-15738 ecotype Scorff River chromosome 1, AALO_Geno_1.1, whole genome shotgun sequence genomic DNA includes:
- the klhl5 gene encoding kelch-like protein 5 isoform X4: MEPCVPEELFQALSHAEHTFRRMESYLRTRQLCDVVLLAGDRRIPAHRLVLSSVSDYFAAMFTSDVREAKQEEVKMEGVDPDALWVLVQYAYTGRLELKEDTIESLLSASCLLQLSAVVQACCSFLMKQLHPSNCLGIRSFADAQGCQDLHKVAHNYTMEHFLDVMRNQEFLLLPPSEIEKLLASDDMNVPEEETVVQALLSWVRYDCAGRQPHLPTMLAHIRLPLLHPQRERDRGRERQGERDRLLSDATIQFLADMESNLLLRDSVECQRLVMEAMKYHLLPERRPLLQSPRTRPRKATVGALFAVGGMDATKGATSIEQYCLRKDAWRQVAVMSGRRLQFGVAVLDDRLYVVGGRDGLKTLNTVECYNPRSKTWSVMPPMSTHRHGLGVAVLEGPMYAVGGHDGWSYLSTVERWDPQARQWSFVASMATPRSTVGVAVLNSKLYAVGGRDGSSCLKSVECFDPHTNKWSSCAPMAKRRGGVGVATWNGFLYAIGGHDAPASSLASRLSDCVERYDPKTDAWTAVAPMSLSRDAVGVCLLGDRLYAVGGYDGQSYLNTVEAYDPQTNEWTQVAPLCLGRAGACVVAVKL; the protein is encoded by the exons ATGGAGCCGTGTGTGCCAGAAGAGCTGTTCCAGGCGCTGAGCCACGCCGAGCACACCTTCAGACGGATGGAGTCGTACCTGAGGACGCGGCAGCTGTGTGATGTAGTGCTGCTCGCCGGAGACCGCAGAATACCTGCACACAG GCTGGTTCTGTCCTCCGTGTCCGATTACTTTGCTGCCATGTTTACCAGTGATGTGCGAGAAGCCAAACAGGAGGAGGTCAAGATGGAAGGTGTGGACCCAGATGCATTATGGGTCTTGGTTCAGTATGCTTACACAG GGCGTCTGGAGCTGAAGGAGGACACCATTGAGAGCCTGCTGTCTGCCTCGTGTCTGCTGCAGTTGTCTGCAGTAGTGCAGGCTTGCTGCTCTTTTCTCATGAAGCAGCTTCACCCCTCCAACTGTCTGGGCATCAGATCCTTCGCCGATGCACAAGGCTGCCAAGACCTACACAAAGTAGCACATAACTACACCATG gAGCACTTCCTGGATGTGATGCGCAATCAGGAGTTCCTGCTGCTGCCTCCGTCTGAGATTGAGAAGCTGCTGGCATCTGATGACATGAACGTGCCCGAGGAGGAGACGGTGGTGCAGGCCCTGCTCAGCTGGGTGCGCTACGACTGCGCCGGCCGCCAGCCCCACCTCCCCACCATGCTGGCCCACATCCGCCTGCCACTGCTGCACCCACAG agagagagagacagagggagagagagacagggagagagagacagactacTTTCTGATGCTACAATCCAG TTCTTGGCCGACATGGAGTCCAACCTGCTGCTGAGGGACAGTGTGGAGTGCCAGCGGCTGGTAATGGAGGCCATGAAGTACCACCTGCTGCCCGAGCGCCGGCCCCTCCTGCAGAGCCCCCGTACGCGGCCGCGCAAGGCCACCGTGGGAGCCCTGTTCGCCGTGGGGGGCATGGACGCCACCAAGG GTGCGACGTCTATAGAGCAGTACTGTTTGCGTAAGGACGCATGGAGACAGGTGGCTGTGATGAGTGGCCGCAGGTTGCAGTTCGGGGTGGCTGTACTGGACGACCGGCTCTACGTGGTTGGGGGCAGGGATGGCCTCAAGACCCTTAACACAGTGGAGTGCTACAATCCCCGCAGCAAGACCTGGAGCGTTATGCCACCCATGTCCACGCACCGACATGGTTTAG GCGTGGCAGTGTTGGAGGGGCCGATGTATGCGGTGGGGGGTCATGATGGCTGGAGTTATCTCAGCACTGTGGAGCGCTGGGATCCTCAGGCACGACAGTGGAGCTTTGTGGCTTCCATGGCAACACCTCGGAGCACTGTGGGGGTTGCAGTCCTCAACAGCAA GCTGTATGCAGTGGGGGGCAGGGATGGAAGCTCGTGCCTAAAGTCTGTGGAGTGTTTCGACCCGCACACCAACAAGTGGAGCAGCTGTGCACCCATGGCCAAGCGACGCGGGGGGGTGGGCGTGGCCACCTGGAATGGCTTCCTGTACGCCATCGGAGGCCACGATGCTCCCGCCTCCAGTCTAGCCTCCCGTCTGTCGGACTGCGTAGAGAG GTACGACCCAAAGACAGACGCCTGGACTGCTGTAGCTCCCATGAGCCTTAGCAGGGATGCCGTGGGAGTGTGTCTCCTTGGTGACCGTCTCTATGCAGTGGGTGGATATGATGGGCAGTCGTATCTCAACACTGTGGAAGCCTACGATCCCCAGACCAATGAGTGGACACAG gtgGCACCATTGTGTTTAGGCCGAGCTGGTGCATGTGTGGTGGCCGTCAAACTCTGA
- the klhl5 gene encoding kelch-like protein 5 isoform X3: MDGRQRERTSNSSQTLSSCASMEPCVPEELFQALSHAEHTFRRMESYLRTRQLCDVVLLAGDRRIPAHRLVLSSVSDYFAAMFTSDVREAKQEEVKMEGVDPDALWVLVQYAYTGRLELKEDTIESLLSASCLLQLSAVVQACCSFLMKQLHPSNCLGIRSFADAQGCQDLHKVAHNYTMEHFLDVMRNQEFLLLPPSEIEKLLASDDMNVPEEETVVQALLSWVRYDCAGRQPHLPTMLAHIRLPLLHPQRERDRGRERQGERDRLLSDATIQFLADMESNLLLRDSVECQRLVMEAMKYHLLPERRPLLQSPRTRPRKATVGALFAVGGMDATKGATSIEQYCLRKDAWRQVAVMSGRRLQFGVAVLDDRLYVVGGRDGLKTLNTVECYNPRSKTWSVMPPMSTHRHGLGVAVLEGPMYAVGGHDGWSYLSTVERWDPQARQWSFVASMATPRSTVGVAVLNSKLYAVGGRDGSSCLKSVECFDPHTNKWSSCAPMAKRRGGVGVATWNGFLYAIGGHDAPASSLASRLSDCVERYDPKTDAWTAVAPMSLSRDAVGVCLLGDRLYAVGGYDGQSYLNTVEAYDPQTNEWTQVAPLCLGRAGACVVAVKL; the protein is encoded by the exons atggatggaaggcagagagaaag gaCATCTAACAGCAGTCAGACGCTGTCCTCATGTGCCTCTATGGAGCCGTGTGTGCCAGAAGAGCTGTTCCAGGCGCTGAGCCACGCCGAGCACACCTTCAGACGGATGGAGTCGTACCTGAGGACGCGGCAGCTGTGTGATGTAGTGCTGCTCGCCGGAGACCGCAGAATACCTGCACACAG GCTGGTTCTGTCCTCCGTGTCCGATTACTTTGCTGCCATGTTTACCAGTGATGTGCGAGAAGCCAAACAGGAGGAGGTCAAGATGGAAGGTGTGGACCCAGATGCATTATGGGTCTTGGTTCAGTATGCTTACACAG GGCGTCTGGAGCTGAAGGAGGACACCATTGAGAGCCTGCTGTCTGCCTCGTGTCTGCTGCAGTTGTCTGCAGTAGTGCAGGCTTGCTGCTCTTTTCTCATGAAGCAGCTTCACCCCTCCAACTGTCTGGGCATCAGATCCTTCGCCGATGCACAAGGCTGCCAAGACCTACACAAAGTAGCACATAACTACACCATG gAGCACTTCCTGGATGTGATGCGCAATCAGGAGTTCCTGCTGCTGCCTCCGTCTGAGATTGAGAAGCTGCTGGCATCTGATGACATGAACGTGCCCGAGGAGGAGACGGTGGTGCAGGCCCTGCTCAGCTGGGTGCGCTACGACTGCGCCGGCCGCCAGCCCCACCTCCCCACCATGCTGGCCCACATCCGCCTGCCACTGCTGCACCCACAG agagagagagacagagggagagagagacagggagagagagacagactacTTTCTGATGCTACAATCCAG TTCTTGGCCGACATGGAGTCCAACCTGCTGCTGAGGGACAGTGTGGAGTGCCAGCGGCTGGTAATGGAGGCCATGAAGTACCACCTGCTGCCCGAGCGCCGGCCCCTCCTGCAGAGCCCCCGTACGCGGCCGCGCAAGGCCACCGTGGGAGCCCTGTTCGCCGTGGGGGGCATGGACGCCACCAAGG GTGCGACGTCTATAGAGCAGTACTGTTTGCGTAAGGACGCATGGAGACAGGTGGCTGTGATGAGTGGCCGCAGGTTGCAGTTCGGGGTGGCTGTACTGGACGACCGGCTCTACGTGGTTGGGGGCAGGGATGGCCTCAAGACCCTTAACACAGTGGAGTGCTACAATCCCCGCAGCAAGACCTGGAGCGTTATGCCACCCATGTCCACGCACCGACATGGTTTAG GCGTGGCAGTGTTGGAGGGGCCGATGTATGCGGTGGGGGGTCATGATGGCTGGAGTTATCTCAGCACTGTGGAGCGCTGGGATCCTCAGGCACGACAGTGGAGCTTTGTGGCTTCCATGGCAACACCTCGGAGCACTGTGGGGGTTGCAGTCCTCAACAGCAA GCTGTATGCAGTGGGGGGCAGGGATGGAAGCTCGTGCCTAAAGTCTGTGGAGTGTTTCGACCCGCACACCAACAAGTGGAGCAGCTGTGCACCCATGGCCAAGCGACGCGGGGGGGTGGGCGTGGCCACCTGGAATGGCTTCCTGTACGCCATCGGAGGCCACGATGCTCCCGCCTCCAGTCTAGCCTCCCGTCTGTCGGACTGCGTAGAGAG GTACGACCCAAAGACAGACGCCTGGACTGCTGTAGCTCCCATGAGCCTTAGCAGGGATGCCGTGGGAGTGTGTCTCCTTGGTGACCGTCTCTATGCAGTGGGTGGATATGATGGGCAGTCGTATCTCAACACTGTGGAAGCCTACGATCCCCAGACCAATGAGTGGACACAG gtgGCACCATTGTGTTTAGGCCGAGCTGGTGCATGTGTGGTGGCCGTCAAACTCTGA
- the klhl5 gene encoding kelch-like protein 5 isoform X1: MSSSRKEFDVKQILRIRWRWFGHPTSPPHNQPPLGDFFSGRGTAGSSGDLPSVSGCSPSTGSARNGNSTGSNSARTGGGSVGNLNNNRKFGDTGSQSKGPVPAGATACPRSFSQQECRSPPALPWVPPPHSRSVLGVTTEVASTNSSVEKATGDEENNNNVDSDSSSCRTSNSSQTLSSCASMEPCVPEELFQALSHAEHTFRRMESYLRTRQLCDVVLLAGDRRIPAHRLVLSSVSDYFAAMFTSDVREAKQEEVKMEGVDPDALWVLVQYAYTGRLELKEDTIESLLSASCLLQLSAVVQACCSFLMKQLHPSNCLGIRSFADAQGCQDLHKVAHNYTMEHFLDVMRNQEFLLLPPSEIEKLLASDDMNVPEEETVVQALLSWVRYDCAGRQPHLPTMLAHIRLPLLHPQRERDRGRERQGERDRLLSDATIQFLADMESNLLLRDSVECQRLVMEAMKYHLLPERRPLLQSPRTRPRKATVGALFAVGGMDATKGATSIEQYCLRKDAWRQVAVMSGRRLQFGVAVLDDRLYVVGGRDGLKTLNTVECYNPRSKTWSVMPPMSTHRHGLGVAVLEGPMYAVGGHDGWSYLSTVERWDPQARQWSFVASMATPRSTVGVAVLNSKLYAVGGRDGSSCLKSVECFDPHTNKWSSCAPMAKRRGGVGVATWNGFLYAIGGHDAPASSLASRLSDCVERYDPKTDAWTAVAPMSLSRDAVGVCLLGDRLYAVGGYDGQSYLNTVEAYDPQTNEWTQVAPLCLGRAGACVVAVKL; this comes from the exons ATGTCGAGCTCCAGAAAGGAGTTCGATGTGAAGCAAATTCTTCGAATCCGATGGAGATGGTTCGGTCACCccacatcaccaccacacaaTCAGCCACCATTGGGAGACTTCTTCAGTGGGAGAGGAACGGCAGGATCTTCTGGCGACCTACCCTCCGTTAGTGGCTGTTCCCCCTCCACTGGAAGTGCTCGTAACGGCAACAGCACAGGCTCAAATAGTGCACGCACCGGTGGTGGCTCTGTGGGCAACCTTAACAACAACAGAAAGTTTGGAGACACTGGAAGTCAAAGTAAAGGACCGGTGCCCGCAGGCGCCACGGCTTGTCCCCGCTCGTTTAGTCAGCAGGAGTGCCGAAGTCCCCCGGCGTTACCCTGGGTGCCTCCGCCGCACTCTCGCTCGGTTCTCGGTGTGACTACTGAGGTCGCATCGACGAATTCATCGGTCGAAAAAGCCACTGGTGACGAGGAAAACAACAATAACGTGGATTCCGATAGCAGCTCGTGCAG gaCATCTAACAGCAGTCAGACGCTGTCCTCATGTGCCTCTATGGAGCCGTGTGTGCCAGAAGAGCTGTTCCAGGCGCTGAGCCACGCCGAGCACACCTTCAGACGGATGGAGTCGTACCTGAGGACGCGGCAGCTGTGTGATGTAGTGCTGCTCGCCGGAGACCGCAGAATACCTGCACACAG GCTGGTTCTGTCCTCCGTGTCCGATTACTTTGCTGCCATGTTTACCAGTGATGTGCGAGAAGCCAAACAGGAGGAGGTCAAGATGGAAGGTGTGGACCCAGATGCATTATGGGTCTTGGTTCAGTATGCTTACACAG GGCGTCTGGAGCTGAAGGAGGACACCATTGAGAGCCTGCTGTCTGCCTCGTGTCTGCTGCAGTTGTCTGCAGTAGTGCAGGCTTGCTGCTCTTTTCTCATGAAGCAGCTTCACCCCTCCAACTGTCTGGGCATCAGATCCTTCGCCGATGCACAAGGCTGCCAAGACCTACACAAAGTAGCACATAACTACACCATG gAGCACTTCCTGGATGTGATGCGCAATCAGGAGTTCCTGCTGCTGCCTCCGTCTGAGATTGAGAAGCTGCTGGCATCTGATGACATGAACGTGCCCGAGGAGGAGACGGTGGTGCAGGCCCTGCTCAGCTGGGTGCGCTACGACTGCGCCGGCCGCCAGCCCCACCTCCCCACCATGCTGGCCCACATCCGCCTGCCACTGCTGCACCCACAG agagagagagacagagggagagagagacagggagagagagacagactacTTTCTGATGCTACAATCCAG TTCTTGGCCGACATGGAGTCCAACCTGCTGCTGAGGGACAGTGTGGAGTGCCAGCGGCTGGTAATGGAGGCCATGAAGTACCACCTGCTGCCCGAGCGCCGGCCCCTCCTGCAGAGCCCCCGTACGCGGCCGCGCAAGGCCACCGTGGGAGCCCTGTTCGCCGTGGGGGGCATGGACGCCACCAAGG GTGCGACGTCTATAGAGCAGTACTGTTTGCGTAAGGACGCATGGAGACAGGTGGCTGTGATGAGTGGCCGCAGGTTGCAGTTCGGGGTGGCTGTACTGGACGACCGGCTCTACGTGGTTGGGGGCAGGGATGGCCTCAAGACCCTTAACACAGTGGAGTGCTACAATCCCCGCAGCAAGACCTGGAGCGTTATGCCACCCATGTCCACGCACCGACATGGTTTAG GCGTGGCAGTGTTGGAGGGGCCGATGTATGCGGTGGGGGGTCATGATGGCTGGAGTTATCTCAGCACTGTGGAGCGCTGGGATCCTCAGGCACGACAGTGGAGCTTTGTGGCTTCCATGGCAACACCTCGGAGCACTGTGGGGGTTGCAGTCCTCAACAGCAA GCTGTATGCAGTGGGGGGCAGGGATGGAAGCTCGTGCCTAAAGTCTGTGGAGTGTTTCGACCCGCACACCAACAAGTGGAGCAGCTGTGCACCCATGGCCAAGCGACGCGGGGGGGTGGGCGTGGCCACCTGGAATGGCTTCCTGTACGCCATCGGAGGCCACGATGCTCCCGCCTCCAGTCTAGCCTCCCGTCTGTCGGACTGCGTAGAGAG GTACGACCCAAAGACAGACGCCTGGACTGCTGTAGCTCCCATGAGCCTTAGCAGGGATGCCGTGGGAGTGTGTCTCCTTGGTGACCGTCTCTATGCAGTGGGTGGATATGATGGGCAGTCGTATCTCAACACTGTGGAAGCCTACGATCCCCAGACCAATGAGTGGACACAG gtgGCACCATTGTGTTTAGGCCGAGCTGGTGCATGTGTGGTGGCCGTCAAACTCTGA
- the klhl5 gene encoding kelch-like protein 5 isoform X2, translating to MSSSRKEFDVKQILRIRWRWFGHPTSPPHNQPPLGDFFSGRGTAGSSGDLPSVSGCSPSTGSARNGNSTGSNSARTGGGSVGNLNNNRKFGDTGSQSKGPVPAGATACPRSFSQQECRSPPALPWVPPPHSRSVLGVTTEVASTNSSVEKATGDEENNNNVDSDSSSCRTSNSSQTLSSCASMEPCVPEELFQALSHAEHTFRRMESYLRTRQLCDVVLLAGDRRIPAHRLVLSSVSDYFAAMFTSDVREAKQEEVKMEGVDPDALWVLVQYAYTGRLELKEDTIESLLSASCLLQLSAVVQACCSFLMKQLHPSNCLGIRSFADAQGCQDLHKVAHNYTMEHFLDVMRNQEFLLLPPSEIEKLLASDDMNVPEEETVVQALLSWVRYDCAGRQPHLPTMLAHIRLPLLHPQFLADMESNLLLRDSVECQRLVMEAMKYHLLPERRPLLQSPRTRPRKATVGALFAVGGMDATKGATSIEQYCLRKDAWRQVAVMSGRRLQFGVAVLDDRLYVVGGRDGLKTLNTVECYNPRSKTWSVMPPMSTHRHGLGVAVLEGPMYAVGGHDGWSYLSTVERWDPQARQWSFVASMATPRSTVGVAVLNSKLYAVGGRDGSSCLKSVECFDPHTNKWSSCAPMAKRRGGVGVATWNGFLYAIGGHDAPASSLASRLSDCVERYDPKTDAWTAVAPMSLSRDAVGVCLLGDRLYAVGGYDGQSYLNTVEAYDPQTNEWTQVAPLCLGRAGACVVAVKL from the exons ATGTCGAGCTCCAGAAAGGAGTTCGATGTGAAGCAAATTCTTCGAATCCGATGGAGATGGTTCGGTCACCccacatcaccaccacacaaTCAGCCACCATTGGGAGACTTCTTCAGTGGGAGAGGAACGGCAGGATCTTCTGGCGACCTACCCTCCGTTAGTGGCTGTTCCCCCTCCACTGGAAGTGCTCGTAACGGCAACAGCACAGGCTCAAATAGTGCACGCACCGGTGGTGGCTCTGTGGGCAACCTTAACAACAACAGAAAGTTTGGAGACACTGGAAGTCAAAGTAAAGGACCGGTGCCCGCAGGCGCCACGGCTTGTCCCCGCTCGTTTAGTCAGCAGGAGTGCCGAAGTCCCCCGGCGTTACCCTGGGTGCCTCCGCCGCACTCTCGCTCGGTTCTCGGTGTGACTACTGAGGTCGCATCGACGAATTCATCGGTCGAAAAAGCCACTGGTGACGAGGAAAACAACAATAACGTGGATTCCGATAGCAGCTCGTGCAG gaCATCTAACAGCAGTCAGACGCTGTCCTCATGTGCCTCTATGGAGCCGTGTGTGCCAGAAGAGCTGTTCCAGGCGCTGAGCCACGCCGAGCACACCTTCAGACGGATGGAGTCGTACCTGAGGACGCGGCAGCTGTGTGATGTAGTGCTGCTCGCCGGAGACCGCAGAATACCTGCACACAG GCTGGTTCTGTCCTCCGTGTCCGATTACTTTGCTGCCATGTTTACCAGTGATGTGCGAGAAGCCAAACAGGAGGAGGTCAAGATGGAAGGTGTGGACCCAGATGCATTATGGGTCTTGGTTCAGTATGCTTACACAG GGCGTCTGGAGCTGAAGGAGGACACCATTGAGAGCCTGCTGTCTGCCTCGTGTCTGCTGCAGTTGTCTGCAGTAGTGCAGGCTTGCTGCTCTTTTCTCATGAAGCAGCTTCACCCCTCCAACTGTCTGGGCATCAGATCCTTCGCCGATGCACAAGGCTGCCAAGACCTACACAAAGTAGCACATAACTACACCATG gAGCACTTCCTGGATGTGATGCGCAATCAGGAGTTCCTGCTGCTGCCTCCGTCTGAGATTGAGAAGCTGCTGGCATCTGATGACATGAACGTGCCCGAGGAGGAGACGGTGGTGCAGGCCCTGCTCAGCTGGGTGCGCTACGACTGCGCCGGCCGCCAGCCCCACCTCCCCACCATGCTGGCCCACATCCGCCTGCCACTGCTGCACCCACAG TTCTTGGCCGACATGGAGTCCAACCTGCTGCTGAGGGACAGTGTGGAGTGCCAGCGGCTGGTAATGGAGGCCATGAAGTACCACCTGCTGCCCGAGCGCCGGCCCCTCCTGCAGAGCCCCCGTACGCGGCCGCGCAAGGCCACCGTGGGAGCCCTGTTCGCCGTGGGGGGCATGGACGCCACCAAGG GTGCGACGTCTATAGAGCAGTACTGTTTGCGTAAGGACGCATGGAGACAGGTGGCTGTGATGAGTGGCCGCAGGTTGCAGTTCGGGGTGGCTGTACTGGACGACCGGCTCTACGTGGTTGGGGGCAGGGATGGCCTCAAGACCCTTAACACAGTGGAGTGCTACAATCCCCGCAGCAAGACCTGGAGCGTTATGCCACCCATGTCCACGCACCGACATGGTTTAG GCGTGGCAGTGTTGGAGGGGCCGATGTATGCGGTGGGGGGTCATGATGGCTGGAGTTATCTCAGCACTGTGGAGCGCTGGGATCCTCAGGCACGACAGTGGAGCTTTGTGGCTTCCATGGCAACACCTCGGAGCACTGTGGGGGTTGCAGTCCTCAACAGCAA GCTGTATGCAGTGGGGGGCAGGGATGGAAGCTCGTGCCTAAAGTCTGTGGAGTGTTTCGACCCGCACACCAACAAGTGGAGCAGCTGTGCACCCATGGCCAAGCGACGCGGGGGGGTGGGCGTGGCCACCTGGAATGGCTTCCTGTACGCCATCGGAGGCCACGATGCTCCCGCCTCCAGTCTAGCCTCCCGTCTGTCGGACTGCGTAGAGAG GTACGACCCAAAGACAGACGCCTGGACTGCTGTAGCTCCCATGAGCCTTAGCAGGGATGCCGTGGGAGTGTGTCTCCTTGGTGACCGTCTCTATGCAGTGGGTGGATATGATGGGCAGTCGTATCTCAACACTGTGGAAGCCTACGATCCCCAGACCAATGAGTGGACACAG gtgGCACCATTGTGTTTAGGCCGAGCTGGTGCATGTGTGGTGGCCGTCAAACTCTGA